The genomic stretch ATCACAAGAAAGTTATAGTATTATAAAAAAAACTAATTAAGCTTCAAACCTGACAAGCACACCGCGTTTGAGTTGTGCTATTTTGCCGCGATATTTTCGGATGTAAAACGCTTTTTGCTCAAAAGAGATATTTGATGCGGTGTTGATCTTTTTAAGCTCCCTGTCGTAGAACCTTGTCAAAAAGGTGAGCAGTTCAGAGTTGAGTTCTTCTGCAGTTTGCAGGGCTCTGATCTTCTCATCTACTAAAATAGCCATCAACTCAGGCGCATCTGTTTTATTCTCTAACGCCAAAGAGAATTCACGTGAATGAAACTGTAACATTGAAGGCTCGATTACATCCAGTACACTCTCTATAAATTCCGGTCTCTCTAAAATAGTTTTAACGAGGGAAAGCTCCCACACATCTCTGTGAGTGTTTTTTTGTACTAACTCTTTTTGGGAACTGTTTGTTTGGTTTGTTATCTTTACAAGCGAAGGTGATACGCCAAGTCCGCCAAGGCGCGAAGCGAGGTAAGTTTTATACTCCTCTTGTAAAATCGGTGACAATGTTTTTAGGTAAGAGATACCTTCGGCCATACAGCTCTCTTTTGCCTTTGGATCTCTTAGATCATATAATGAAAGAAGCTCATCCAAGACAAACTCTATAAACGGTTTTGGAGAGTGAAAAATATTTGAAAGTTCATTGACACGCCCCTCTTTTACCATATCTGCCGGATCAAGCCCGCCCTCAAATACAACAACACCGCCGTTAAAGCCTGAGGCACTTAAAAGTTTACTTGCTTTAAGGGCTGCTGCACGACCCGCTTTATCCCCGTCGTATGCCATGATAATACGCGGCGTTCCTTTACGGAGCATAGGCAGGTGTTCAGTCGTAAGCGCTGTTCCAAGTGTTGCAACCGCATTGTCAAACCCCGCTTGATGGAGCATTATTACATCCAGATACCCTTCAGTGATGATGATCTCCGCTTTTTTATAGATCGCTTGTTTTGCAATGTTATAAGCGTATAAAAGGCGAGACTTGTTAAAGTACTTAGTCTCCGGTGAGTTTACATACTTTGCACTGTGTCCGGTGATCGTACGTCCACCGAAACCGACAATACTTCCGTTTGCAGAGTAGATCGGAAAGGTGATACGCTCGATAAAACGTGCAAATGTCTGGCGGCGTTCTGCATCATGCCCAACTACACCAAACTCTATCGCTTCACGAATATTAAACTGTTGCGATTGCAGATAATTGATAGTCTCGTGAGATTTAGGAGCATACCCAAGTCCAAACTTCTCGATACTGCTCTCATAAATTCCACGCTCACGGAGATAACTCATAGCAGTTTGATTGTGAGAGAGAAGGTTTTGATACCACTCGTTGAGCTTTTCC from Sulfurimonas sp. hsl 1-7 encodes the following:
- the dnaG gene encoding DNA primase yields the protein MISQDSIEALKARLDVVDVVGSYVELKKAGANFKAPCPFHDEKTASFVVSPAKQIYHCFGCGAGGDSIKFVMEYEKLTYPEAIEKLAGSYNFTLTYTDNKQNKPRSQLMEKLNEWYQNLLSHNQTAMSYLRERGIYESSIEKFGLGYAPKSHETINYLQSQQFNIREAIEFGVVGHDAERRQTFARFIERITFPIYSANGSIVGFGGRTITGHSAKYVNSPETKYFNKSRLLYAYNIAKQAIYKKAEIIITEGYLDVIMLHQAGFDNAVATLGTALTTEHLPMLRKGTPRIIMAYDGDKAGRAAALKASKLLSASGFNGGVVVFEGGLDPADMVKEGRVNELSNIFHSPKPFIEFVLDELLSLYDLRDPKAKESCMAEGISYLKTLSPILQEEYKTYLASRLGGLGVSPSLVKITNQTNSSQKELVQKNTHRDVWELSLVKTILERPEFIESVLDVIEPSMLQFHSREFSLALENKTDAPELMAILVDEKIRALQTAEELNSELLTFLTRFYDRELKKINTASNISFEQKAFYIRKYRGKIAQLKRGVLVRFEA